From Gimesia panareensis, the proteins below share one genomic window:
- a CDS encoding LON peptidase substrate-binding domain-containing protein — protein sequence MVSESHLIEQQLEARSGVVPVLSLEDCVLLPHALQLLRITAPLDCQLVSDALAAGSLIAIDLHQVCPQTGMIQPPGTEIRPVCLASIVSPCQLDSGHYSLLLRGLSRARAVTLLNSDAPYRTALLELKRDYYPAEPVIHREHRHLELIDHYSRIFMNHVSEPTYFHQLHREMELGALCDTLAGSLPLESPLQRLILAEQDVDQRSDLLLSFLKSIHRQQQRDPAAAIPSNAFSLN from the coding sequence ATGGTGTCTGAGTCGCATTTGATTGAGCAACAGTTAGAGGCCCGTTCCGGTGTTGTGCCGGTACTGAGCCTGGAAGATTGTGTTCTGTTACCCCACGCTCTGCAATTGCTGAGAATTACGGCACCCCTCGATTGTCAGCTCGTCTCGGATGCCCTGGCGGCCGGCTCCCTCATCGCCATTGATTTGCATCAGGTCTGTCCGCAAACCGGAATGATCCAGCCGCCCGGAACGGAGATTCGTCCCGTCTGTCTGGCTTCCATCGTCTCTCCCTGTCAATTGGATTCGGGACACTATTCCCTGCTGCTGCGGGGGCTCAGTCGCGCCCGCGCTGTGACTCTGCTCAACTCCGATGCGCCTTATCGAACCGCGTTGCTGGAACTCAAACGCGATTACTATCCTGCGGAACCGGTCATTCACCGCGAGCATCGGCACCTGGAACTGATTGATCATTATTCGCGCATCTTTATGAATCACGTTTCTGAGCCCACCTATTTTCATCAGCTCCATCGCGAAATGGAACTGGGGGCTCTCTGCGATACGCTTGCCGGTTCGCTTCCGCTGGAATCTCCGCTGCAGAGACTCATCCTGGCAGAACAGGATGTCGATCAGCGGAGCGATCTCCTGTTGAGCTTTCTGAAGAGCATCCATCGTCAGCAGCAGCGTGATCCCGCAGCGGCGATTCCTTCCAATGCCTTCAGCCTGAACTGA
- a CDS encoding anti-sigma factor, with protein MSESSFTDQELLSYLDESLSTDLMSQLEAALRHSDRLRVRLAELSRQRDEGVHSVGEIWRRNRLSCPTRSQLGGYLLETLSPEFQSYIEFHLEQTGCRFCNANLEDLKAGLSNLSADSQRRREKYFQSSAGYLSSKQDED; from the coding sequence ATGTCTGAAAGCAGTTTTACTGATCAGGAATTACTGTCGTATCTTGATGAAAGTCTGTCGACGGATCTGATGTCGCAGCTTGAGGCGGCTTTGCGTCATTCAGACCGACTGCGAGTCCGGCTGGCGGAGCTGTCCCGCCAGCGTGATGAAGGCGTTCATTCGGTGGGCGAAATCTGGCGACGGAACCGTTTGAGCTGCCCCACCCGGAGTCAGTTGGGCGGGTATCTGCTCGAAACGCTCTCCCCGGAATTCCAGAGTTATATCGAATTCCATCTGGAGCAGACCGGCTGTCGCTTCTGCAATGCGAATCTGGAAGACCTGAAAGCGGGGCTGTCCAATCTCTCTGCAGACTCCCAGCGCCGCCGCGAGAAGTACTTTCAATCCTCCGCCGGGTATCTCAGTTCGAAACAGGACGAAGACTGA
- a CDS encoding transketolase: MAAQANALSMEELKEKGKVLRRLIIKMTTEAGSGHPSSSLSAVEVVNALWFGGFMKYDPQNPTWEARDRFILSKGHAVPVLYAAMAEAGYFSTDDVMTLRKLGSPFEGHPNMKRLPGIEASTGSLGQGLSLGIGQALGARLNKNGANVFVVIGDGEMEEGQVWEALAAAEKYKLGNLTAIIDQNGYQQTGATKDVLDMGSFEDKIAAFGWHTQTINGNCQETVVEALEAAAKVTDRPKAIISQTKKGYGILPVLEEAGDTNYHGKPLSPELAEKALALLS; the protein is encoded by the coding sequence GTGGCTGCTCAAGCAAATGCCTTATCAATGGAAGAATTGAAGGAAAAAGGAAAAGTCCTTCGCCGTCTGATTATCAAAATGACGACCGAAGCTGGCAGTGGACACCCCAGCAGCAGTCTGTCTGCCGTCGAAGTGGTGAACGCTCTCTGGTTTGGCGGGTTCATGAAATATGATCCACAGAACCCCACCTGGGAAGCCCGCGACCGCTTCATCTTGAGTAAAGGCCACGCCGTTCCCGTGCTGTACGCCGCCATGGCAGAAGCCGGTTACTTCTCTACTGATGATGTCATGACGCTCCGCAAACTGGGCAGCCCCTTCGAAGGTCACCCGAACATGAAGCGTCTCCCCGGCATTGAAGCCTCCACCGGTTCACTGGGCCAGGGACTCTCACTGGGGATCGGCCAGGCTCTGGGAGCTCGTCTAAATAAGAATGGCGCCAACGTCTTCGTTGTCATCGGTGATGGTGAAATGGAGGAAGGCCAGGTCTGGGAAGCACTCGCCGCTGCCGAGAAATACAAGCTTGGCAATCTGACCGCGATCATCGACCAGAACGGCTACCAGCAGACCGGCGCTACCAAAGACGTGCTGGATATGGGTTCGTTCGAAGACAAGATCGCTGCCTTTGGCTGGCATACACAGACAATCAACGGCAACTGCCAGGAAACGGTAGTCGAAGCACTGGAAGCAGCCGCCAAGGTCACCGACCGGCCCAAAGCCATTATTTCACAGACCAAAAAAGGGTATGGCATTCTGCCCGTGCTGGAAGAAGCTGGCGATACCAACTACCACGGCAAGCCGCTCTCTCCCGAACTGGCAGAAAAAGCACTCGCCCTGCTCAGTTAG
- a CDS encoding transketolase family protein, which produces MYLGELSGLKIGQATRDAFGDALKELGEQFPTVVTVDGDVGNSTRTEVFAKAHPDRAFNVGIAESNMVSVAGGLASTGHIPVVASFAAFLMCNAYDQIRMSIAFPGMNVKMVGTHAGISIGEDGPSQMGIEDVSLACSLPGVVVMVTADAVSTKAATKAMLEYEGPVYLRLGRPGVSEIYTDSDSFEIGKANTVREGDDVTIIANGLMVAGAIDAATKLAEDGISARVIDMHTIKPLDTDAIAKAARETGAIVVAEEHLAHGGLGSAVSMAVSQIDPVPMAYVNVGDCFAESGDPQGLLDKYGLTADAIVEAVKKVK; this is translated from the coding sequence ATGTATTTAGGTGAACTTAGTGGATTGAAAATCGGACAGGCCACCCGCGATGCGTTTGGCGATGCATTGAAAGAACTGGGTGAGCAGTTTCCGACTGTTGTGACTGTCGACGGTGACGTTGGAAACTCGACACGTACCGAAGTCTTTGCCAAGGCCCACCCCGATCGTGCCTTCAACGTCGGCATCGCTGAAAGCAACATGGTCAGCGTGGCCGGTGGTCTGGCTTCGACCGGACATATCCCCGTCGTGGCCAGCTTTGCGGCCTTCCTGATGTGCAACGCTTACGACCAGATCAGAATGTCGATCGCCTTCCCGGGCATGAATGTCAAAATGGTTGGTACGCACGCCGGGATTTCCATCGGTGAAGATGGTCCTTCGCAGATGGGGATCGAAGACGTGTCTCTGGCCTGCAGCCTCCCCGGCGTTGTCGTGATGGTGACTGCCGATGCGGTTTCCACCAAAGCGGCAACCAAAGCCATGTTGGAATACGAAGGTCCCGTCTACCTGCGTCTGGGACGTCCCGGCGTTTCTGAGATCTATACCGACAGCGACAGCTTCGAAATCGGCAAAGCCAATACCGTTCGTGAAGGTGACGATGTGACCATCATTGCGAATGGCCTGATGGTTGCCGGTGCCATTGATGCCGCCACCAAACTGGCTGAAGATGGGATCAGCGCCCGTGTGATCGACATGCACACGATCAAGCCGCTCGATACCGACGCCATCGCGAAAGCAGCCCGTGAAACGGGTGCCATCGTTGTCGCAGAAGAACATCTGGCACACGGCGGTCTGGGATCAGCTGTCTCCATGGCTGTTTCGCAGATCGATCCGGTACCGATGGCTTACGTCAACGTTGGTGACTGTTTTGCAGAAAGTGGCGATCCGCAGGGACTGCTGGACAAATACGGTCTGACTGCAGATGCCATCGTTGAAGCAGTTAAAAAAGTGAAATAA
- a CDS encoding sulfatase family protein: MRFAGLLQAACLCLTVAGFLTNQSQAAETTRPNILFCIADDASYPYMGAYGCTWVKTPAFDRVAREGLLFTNAYTPNAKCAPSRACILTGRNSWQLKEAGNHMAFFPPEFKTYVEALAEHGYTVGKTAKGWAPGVAVDAQGKRRNLAGPAFNSKKLKPPATGISPIDYAGNFAQFLETCPEEKSWCFWYGGFEPHRRYEYGSGAKNAGKKITDIDQVPAYWPDNEVIRNDMLDYAYEVEHFDHHLARMLKLLEQRGELENTLVVVTADNGMPFPRIKGQEYELSNHLPLAIMWPAGIKAPGRVIKDYVSFIDFAPTFIEVAGLKWEQTGMQPAAGHSLTDIFNSTKSGQVNPARDHVLIGKERHDIGRPHDQGYPIRGIVKGGMLYLRNYETGRWPAGNPETGYLNCDGSPTKTAILDLRREGKQQQFWQLAFGKRSAEELFAIDSDQECMQNLADNPQYQKVKQELKQQLETELKAQQDPRMSGQGGVFEAYQYSDPRTRSFYERYMRGEPLKAGWVNKSDFESGPLD, from the coding sequence ATGCGCTTCGCTGGTCTCTTACAGGCTGCCTGTCTCTGTCTGACTGTGGCAGGATTCTTGACCAACCAATCACAGGCGGCAGAAACCACGCGGCCGAATATTCTGTTTTGTATTGCCGACGATGCCTCGTATCCGTATATGGGCGCGTATGGCTGTACCTGGGTCAAGACCCCCGCCTTTGATCGCGTGGCCCGCGAAGGGTTGCTGTTCACCAACGCCTATACTCCGAACGCCAAGTGTGCCCCTTCCCGGGCCTGCATTCTGACCGGTCGCAATTCCTGGCAGCTCAAAGAAGCCGGCAATCACATGGCTTTCTTCCCACCCGAATTCAAAACCTATGTCGAAGCCCTGGCGGAGCACGGCTATACCGTCGGGAAAACCGCCAAAGGCTGGGCACCCGGAGTTGCCGTCGATGCACAAGGCAAACGCCGCAATCTGGCCGGTCCCGCATTTAACAGCAAAAAACTCAAACCGCCCGCTACCGGCATCTCGCCCATTGATTACGCCGGTAACTTCGCGCAGTTTCTCGAGACCTGTCCCGAGGAAAAGTCCTGGTGCTTCTGGTATGGCGGTTTCGAACCACATCGCCGCTATGAATATGGATCCGGTGCGAAAAACGCCGGCAAGAAAATTACGGATATCGACCAGGTCCCCGCTTACTGGCCGGACAACGAAGTCATTCGCAATGACATGCTCGACTACGCCTACGAAGTTGAGCACTTCGATCATCATCTTGCCCGGATGCTGAAGCTCCTGGAACAGCGGGGGGAACTGGAAAACACGCTGGTGGTTGTCACCGCCGATAATGGTATGCCGTTTCCCCGTATCAAGGGGCAGGAATACGAACTCTCGAATCACCTCCCGCTGGCGATCATGTGGCCGGCCGGTATCAAGGCCCCCGGTCGCGTCATCAAAGATTACGTCAGCTTTATCGATTTCGCTCCGACGTTCATCGAAGTCGCGGGTCTCAAATGGGAACAGACCGGCATGCAGCCTGCGGCGGGACACAGCCTGACCGATATTTTCAACTCCACGAAATCAGGGCAGGTCAATCCGGCCCGCGATCATGTGCTCATCGGCAAAGAACGTCATGATATCGGACGTCCCCACGACCAGGGCTATCCGATTCGCGGCATCGTCAAAGGGGGCATGCTCTACCTGCGCAATTACGAGACGGGACGCTGGCCTGCCGGCAATCCCGAGACCGGCTACCTGAACTGTGACGGCAGTCCAACAAAAACCGCGATCCTGGATCTCCGTCGCGAAGGCAAACAGCAGCAGTTCTGGCAGCTTGCATTCGGGAAACGCTCCGCGGAGGAACTGTTTGCAATCGACAGCGATCAGGAGTGTATGCAGAATCTGGCGGACAATCCCCAATATCAGAAAGTCAAGCAGGAGTTGAAGCAACAGCTGGAAACGGAGCTCAAGGCGCAGCAGGACCCGCGGATGTCGGGTCAGGGGGGCGTCTTTGAAGCCTATCAGTATTCCGATCCCCGTACGCGTAGTTTCTATGAACGTTACATGAGGGGGGAACCGCTCAAAGCAGGCTGGGTCAACAAATCCGATTTTGAATCCGGTCCGCTCGATTGA
- the nth gene encoding endonuclease III: MAKKKKPAESGSSYADSLDAKKKHARKIARGLARLFPEPECALIHDSPFQLLVATILSAQCTDERVNATTPTLFKKYPTAAKLAASKQADVEKIVYPLGFFRAKATNIRKMAQALMEEHDGEVPKTLKELVALPGVGRKTANVVLGTAFDIPSGVVVDTHVKRICNIFGLTTSKNPEIIERDLMEVLPKKEWIAFSHRVILHGRATCVARKPRCRECSLLKICPRIGLKPLE; encoded by the coding sequence ATGGCTAAAAAAAAGAAACCCGCTGAGTCAGGTTCCAGTTATGCCGACTCGCTTGATGCAAAAAAGAAACATGCCCGCAAAATTGCGCGCGGCCTGGCCCGCCTGTTCCCCGAACCCGAATGTGCCCTGATCCACGATTCACCGTTTCAGCTGCTGGTGGCCACGATTCTGTCCGCTCAGTGCACCGACGAACGGGTGAATGCGACCACCCCGACGCTGTTTAAAAAATATCCGACGGCAGCAAAGCTGGCGGCGAGCAAACAGGCAGACGTGGAGAAAATCGTCTACCCGCTCGGTTTTTTCCGCGCGAAAGCAACCAACATCCGCAAAATGGCACAGGCGCTGATGGAAGAACACGACGGCGAAGTGCCCAAAACGCTTAAGGAACTGGTCGCCCTGCCCGGCGTAGGACGCAAGACCGCGAATGTGGTGCTGGGGACCGCTTTTGATATCCCCAGCGGCGTCGTGGTCGACACGCATGTGAAGCGGATCTGTAACATTTTCGGGCTGACCACGAGTAAAAATCCGGAGATCATCGAACGCGATCTGATGGAAGTGCTTCCCAAAAAGGAATGGATCGCCTTCTCGCATCGCGTGATTCTGCACGGCCGGGCGACCTGCGTGGCCCGCAAGCCACGGTGCAGGGAATGCAGCCTGTTAAAAATCTGTCCGCGGATTGGATTAAAACCGCTGGAATAG